The sequence below is a genomic window from Nicotiana tomentosiformis chromosome 6, ASM39032v3, whole genome shotgun sequence.
CTCAAGACTATAAGATAATTAGCAAATTTCATTTCATGAATCTCTTTGGGGTGTTGATTTCATCTTCACAGCTTATATTGGAAAACAAATCTTTGCATAGCTCACCATAAAATCTGCACACCAAGTCAATAAAGACAGGGCTTTTCAGATTCTTCCAACAGTATAGCAATTCTTCCACATCCATTAAATCACTCATTTTCCCCTCTTCAGCAATCATTTCAACCAGATAATTCTCAAAACTTCTGCATGCATCTTCCACATCATTTTGAATGAGTAGTTCTTCTCTTTTAGTAGCTCCACTCAATCTCACATAAGCTGGAGTTATTGGTGAGGGCATTGGTGCTTTTATATGTCCTGCACGGCAAAAATTCAACACCTTTTTAGTAGGCGCTTGGAATTTGGAAAAAAACTAGTATTCgtagttaagttgaaaaatggtatttgaaatttgaaattatgtttggacatgtatTTCACTCGGAAAAATATTGCACCTTTGTGAGCGGGGAAAAAgaattctgaaaattttgacCACTTTTTGGTTTTGAAAActcatttttgaaaaaaattccaaaaaactTATACAATTTCATGGACAaacatatttttgaaaaaaaaaattgaaaaaagaaaattGTTTTATGGACAAATGGGGTCTTAGTAACTCAAATTATTAAGTCAAAACAGGCCAAattaaaatcaaagaggaaaccTAGATTTGAAGCTAATGGATTTGGGATTTTATTCTTTTTAAGATATTGAGTTCTAAATCAATAattaatactatatttttaatagatTTCTTTAGACAAATCCAAAATTTGAACCGAAATTAATGGGTTCGACCCGAACACATAAAAGGCATGCTAGCTCCACCACTGGTCAAAATATATAGTGTAGTGACGGGTTAAATGCAAAACAAACCACAATACAAAATCAAATATGGAGTGTAAATTTAGATGATCTTAAGATAATAACTTAGAAAAAATGCATTAGTTTTCACGTGTTTCAAAACgcaaaatgaaaaaaagaaaggGAAGTTGGATCATGTTGAGCGGGTTGACGCAAGAAATTTTTGAACTAGTTGGTTCATGACCCTTTTATTGATTTAACCCGTTTTGATTCGTCAAAATTTTTACTCAATTTGCTCATTTGTCACCTCTACGTACCTGCATCACAGAAATTCTTGAGCTCCATGACTTGGTCCTCCTCTCTTGGTTGTCTTCTTATTGAACGAAACACTGACACAACTTCTGAAGCTTGCTTTCTATTACTTGTGCTTGTATTTCTTTCACATTTTGAAGGTCGAAATCTAAGCCTTCTTATAAAGAGGGGCTTTCTTAGTTTGAACTTGAACAGCTTTAGTATTTTCTTGCATGGATTGAAAGGCTTGAATTTGAAGCAACATGAAACGTTCACTTTCATTTTTTGAATATAAAGCAGAATGGTGATTTTTGGCTATCTTTGCTTTTAGTTTGGAAATGATATGAGAATTGTGAGTGCTCTAAGATCAAATTTGTTGGACTTTGGTGTATTATATTGGGGTGCTCCGTTTTGTTTTTATTTAGGGAGGGGGGGATAATGAGTGGTGGGTTACACGTCTCTCATGTTGAAGGGAAAAAAGGTGCTACACCATGAAAGAAATGTTATCAACTTTTAATACGTAGTTGTTAAGATATGAAAGGAACATAAACATACAAGTTGATTAGGATTAATATATTACGAGATATGATTATCTAGAACTATAGTTGTCAATTGATTGTGTCAATGCAGAGGAAATAAATACGTTTATATACTATCAGTTATGTTcattataaaaatttccaaatCGATTTTTGGATTTCAATTGGATAGACTGGACCTTTTCTTGGGGCAAGTGCACAAATACTCATTCTCAGGGATGTCATTTAAATATTATCCAATACTTATTTTATCCTgagattttaaattaaaaatattaattttaggACACTTTTGTCTCgaaaatttgaaatgaaaaactgaaattcaagacccattgactaattcctaaatagaagccctttagagtggctacctggtgtcatttctaccCTTTTCTTTCCAATCCAATAAGCCTTTAAAGTTCTTCCTTCATAGCCACATCGAAAAGTGCACAAACAACCATTTTTAGGGCTGCTATTTATGGATTAGCTAATACTTATTTTATCCTGAAAATTTGAACTAAGAATCTTAATTTCATAACAATTAAAGATATTTGTGTCCCGAAAAAAATTGAACCCTCAAATAAAAAACCGAAATTGAGGACACCTTATCTAATTCGTAAATAGCAACCCTTTAAGTGGCTAGCTGGTGTCATTTCTGTAAGGTCTTTTTGCTTGGCCCAACGAATCTTTTTCCTGAACCTAATAGCCTAGACTTTCCATATATTACCTATACTATAGATAGCTTGCAGCCCTttgcttctctctctctctctcgagagagagagaggtgagAATTGAAGTATAGCATTGTTATTTGCTTTAGGCATCAAAATATGAAGAATAGCATGCTTTTAAACAGGGGTgtcaatgaatatttaaaaattaattaaatcggTCGAATCGTATCgcaccgaaccgatttttaggtttcttttaataaaatcgtaggtttttataaaaatctataaCCATACCGATAATTCGGGTATGTTTTTACTAAAATAAACCGAAATAATACCGAACAGTACTGAATAAATTTCTATGTTAAAAATACatttatatattaattttaaaaataataaagcattaaatttttccttGGGCCTTAGAATTatggttacaagccaacaagtaattaaactctaaatcttaattCCCAAATTTATTATGCTACTCCCACTAGCAAGATACAAAGTATTCCAGCGATTATGAATAGCAAACTACAATATATTTAATATGTTTTCTTTCAAATAATTTAGATCTATCTTAATCTTCTATAAACTCTATTCTTTagtcccaacttggttaatatctttccactggtgtgatttatattttctttgtctttgcttagtttcttttatactgttGTACAATAGTTAATGAATCTATACTCTCGctatctttcatgttttcttaattcatctTCCTTTAAACTAGGGATGTACAAAGAAAACCGACAAACTgcaccaaaccgataatccgTGTCAAACCGAAAACAAACTCAACtatgatttgatttgatttggtttgatgttggaaaataaaacccgaccataattgatttagtttggttttaactaaaaagagtcaaaccgaaaccaaaccaacccgatattacatgtatagaagttttaaatatatttaatacataaaatttTTTATTATAGTGtcgtttataaatatttcttaaacttattcataattttatcttttaacgtattatttcaagcttgcacttataatttttgaatgctccaataagttttatcgtccataaatgttagtaattCAAACAAATCCCAAATCAAAATCAAATAAAtattaatgctaacaaaagacattcaattcaattgcactaggaatgacaatagtgttggatatctttgattttttcataatttagataaaatgcataacttatttttttgtagtgtttagtcatgtaaataatagtacttattaatCGTATTTATTTTAGCAACTTATTAATTTtagattatatttatttttattatgtcttattaataatatttattttatgaacttttaatatcttttttgttgaatattttagtacaatatcATGGCTCATCTcatatattttatgttattttcttgaaaaacaccttatatatttatgttttactagaattaaaaaaatatttggagcacaaattatatgttttatgtaatgaaaactttattaaaaaaaaaccgaaaatccgaaaaatccgaGATTAAAAAACCTGAATTTTATTGCTTTGGTCTTtggatttaataacccgatacaattgatttggtttggtaattgaaaaaccTGAACCAACTCGACAAATGTACACCCCtactttaaacagtaaaaatgttTAGAGAGTTTTGTTATGTCATGTAAAAGTAAGTTATCGCATTTAACTTCTACCAGTGAATTTTACATGACATTTGAAAAGATACCGAAAAATAATCGAatcgtaccgataccgaagagaaaccgacataaTTGGTACGGTTTCGAAaggtctaattttggttatacataattgaataaccgaaaaattgatatgatataaattttataaaaaaatcagCCGAACCAAACCATTGACatcacttgtcacgacccaatttcacctataggtcgcgatggcgtcggacaccgctgtcagacaagccaacaataaatactaaataaattctcattttaatatttttgaagtcataattgttcccctcaattaaatagcagaagatgtcatttaccaaatacgtactaatatctttaaaaatttccaatacagtgcaacccataatcatcccaaaatccggtgtcacaagtgcatgagcatttactagggaattaaaataaaagacagcatctgtctagaatacaaattagacaggaaaatataataactctaaaggagactctattagctgcggatcgtaatatagaatgcagctcacctatgtccccacaattattaaccatacctctgcgcccacaaggccgctatacatatatgtacctgcacaataaaatgtgcagcaagtgcagtatgagtacgaaaataacgtgtacccagtaagtatcaagcctaatctcgaagaggtagagacgagatggccgactatgacactcactatgagtcaataatattaaataatcatgaaaatagaaatatttatatcaacgtgattcacagagttaacaataattttattgtacCAGCAgaggtaattaaattccttcaattccaataattctcaatatattaattaaattccttcaattcaaataatttctaatctattaattaaatccttcaatttcaataaaaattttaatttatcaaatagctttacaagctgcaattcaatttcaataaattttcaatttatcaaatagctttacaagctgcaattcaattttaataaatttttaatttatcaaatagctttacaagctgtaataaactgtccaagtatcgtgtaattattattattattattaagcacgatttctgccgaggtcgtacggcctgatccagagtttcgtgtacactgccgagggacgtgcagcacgatccatagatgcatctatcctgcagaggcattcggcccgctccacaagaaaggatgaaattttcttatgtacctccggaaggagagtatattcattataagataaattcgggaggatgaacaatttctttaaacagttaattaatttaaacagaaaattaagcatataaaattttcatctttactatatttcctaacaattcacaatttatatatcaaataattcaattaaataaagaatataatttacacaagtaattcatgctttgtgtcctaaactacccggactttagcattaatagtagctacgcacggactctcgtcacttcgtgcgtacgtagcccccacaattaacaatcattattaatttaattacctatggggtaattttcccctcacaagattagacaagagacttacctcgctccgaagttccatagccggctcccaagcctttcaaataactcgaccgatgcccaatgctccaaaactcgctttcgctttattaacattcacaagttTTTAATCCTCCTCCGACATCGTAACATTGACTAAAATACTCATACGCcaccaacaaattgatatctaTAATAACAATCCtaattacaatcaaaatatgactcaaaaatatttatcaatatccatttatggctctcaagttggctacaagcctccaactcaaatcgtctaataggttcacttactagcacattcaactccactcttatcattcaatacccatttgaagtcatcaatgatactacattaattctccaacaccgccaaattactattcatcgtcttccttaaccaacatttccaaaacattcaatttggtgattacttagttgaatacTTTCAACTAAGCTAGAAtatgattccataggttcattgcatcctttaatttcatttctaagaacactatttatctttccctcattttctcaagaacactattcatgtcatgaactagagtttatgaaatcaattatccaaccataacaacttgaaacaactattagaattactctcactgactcataagaaatgagcttgaagcattagtattaccttcttgaaaCTTTTCCTTGAAATTCCAATGTTTGAGAAATTTGTAGGGATTTCaaagaacaacttgaaagatttctaggGATTTCAAAGTTTGAAAGATGTTAATACTGgtgttaataggatgttattaacttaaaatatccaaaataaCTCACCTTGTATttcttaagtagtccccaaggtcgaatccaccatgaaaaaatcaatccctagctcaag
It includes:
- the LOC104086677 gene encoding transcription repressor OFP17-like, with the translated sequence MKVNVSCCFKFKPFNPCKKILKLFKFKLRKPLFIRRLRFRPSKCERNTSTSNRKQASEVVSVFRSIRRQPREEDQVMELKNFCDAGHIKAPMPSPITPAYVRLSGATKREELLIQNDVEDACRSFENYLVEMIAEEGKMSDLMDVEELLYCWKNLKSPVFIDLVCRFYGELCKDLFSNISCEDEINTPKRFMK